A single genomic interval of Aedes aegypti strain LVP_AGWG chromosome 1, AaegL5.0 Primary Assembly, whole genome shotgun sequence harbors:
- the LOC5565044 gene encoding retinol dehydrogenase 12 isoform X1, with protein MRLMQKFALLLTIGTVTYAIRWFYIGRLYRNKRKFTGRELIVITGATSGIGLALVQELSSRNCHLVLGCRSLTSGILLRKQLERQSGPDITVDIFELNLSSLKSVVRFVDNVSNLRKPIYALVNNAGIFYARPGLTVDGIEQTFQVNFLSQYLLTILLLPKLKQYPDNSRVIIVSSKAHQAIDRFPDLELHREFDDCSANRFRAYQYSKFSLVTFAHKLSSILENSSVSVHCVDPENVETNIYRSFPPLSNKLLFYLQKPLRFFLIKTPREGAQGLLYAILSPEVPRFYIVKHYSNLDEQQEVNPRVYNPIVGDTLWKLSRQLCREHLLEMI; from the exons ATGAGATTGATGCAGAAGTTTGCTTTGCTTTTAACCATCGGCACTGTTACCTATGCAATTCG GTGGTTCTACATTGGTCGGCTTTATCGGAACAAACGAAAGTTCACCGGGCGCGAATTGATAGTCATTACCGGAGCAACTTCCGGAATAGGATTAGCTTTGGTTCAGGaactttcctccaggaattgtcaCCTAGTTCTGGGCTGTCGCAGCCTAACTAGCGGCATTCTGCTTCGGAAGCAACTTGAGCGGCAAAGTGGTCCGGATATAACGGTGGACATTTTTGAACTGAATCTGAGCAGCTTGAAAAGCGTCGTTCGATTTGTGGACAACGTCTCCAATCTGCGAAAACCGATATACGCTTTGGTCAATAACGCAGGAATATTCTATGCCCGCCCTGGCCTGACGGTTGACGGAATCGAGCAAACTTTCCAG gTGAACTTTCTAAGCCAATATTTGCTAACTATATTGTTGCTGCCAAAACTGAAGCAGTATCCTGACAACAGCCGGGTGATAATCGTGTCTTCAAAGGCTCACCAAGCGATTGATCGATTTCCTGATTTGGAGCTCCATCGAGAGTTTGACGACTGTTCGGCTAATCGTTTCAGAGCTTATCAGTACAGCAAGTTCAGTTTAGTTACTTTTGCTCACAAGCTCTCATCGATATTGGAAAACTCCAGCGTGTCCGTTCACTGCGTCGATCCTGAGAACGTTGAGACCAACATCTACAGAAGTTTTCCGCCCTTATCGAACAAGCTCctgttttatttgcaaaagCCTCTAAGGTTTTTCTTGATCAAAACTCCAAGAGAGGGGGCTCAAGGTTTGCTGTATGCAATTCTTTCCCCAGAGGTCCCAAGGTTCTACATCGTAAAACATTACTCTAATTTGGACGAGCAGCAAGAAGTGAATCCTCGAGTCTACAATCCTATCGTAGGGGACACATTATGGAAGCTGAGTCGTCAACTGTGCCGCGAGCATCTCCTGGAGATGATCTAG
- the LOC5565044 gene encoding uncharacterized protein LOC5565044 isoform X2: MEAESSTVPRASPGDDLVPKVWRNDVKGLRKELISFRFISLDKPTLEARCLIKVSEVSDLASKESKILIQCVTIPEQWVTIGSGLSPIDCYVELFLMEMLPNEKSKCTITCKDHLQISFVLELLQVETPVLHFTKSPKENLCLAKKYKENGVKMFPKYPLFAHAYFNRAAKCLLSCEPLEALDPEREGADTISEMQALLETLYLNISACLIKEQRFDDVLQILKFVDRKENPSEKAIYRLALAQFHVEQYPEAIKTLKRIDYAASKECAALYQRIKTSWQQDQSKYNNMVKKMFG, encoded by the coding sequence ATGGAAGCTGAGTCGTCAACTGTGCCGCGAGCATCTCCTGGAGATGATCTAGTGCCGAAAGTTTGGAGAAACGATGTCAAAGGATTGCGTAAAGAGTTGATCAGCTTCCGGTTCATATCCTTGGACAAACCAACCCTAGAAGCCCGTTGTCTGATAAAAGTGAGCGAGGTAAGCGATCTCGCTAGCAAGGAATCCAAAATACTCATCCAGTGCGTAACAATCCCTGAACAATGGGTCACCATTGGAAGTGGCCTGTCTCCCATCGATTGCTACGTGGAACTTTTCCTCATGGAAATGCTACCCAACGAGAAAAGTAAATGTACCATCACATGTAAAGATCACCTGCAAATTAGCTTCGTCCTCGAGTTGTTACAAGTCGAAACCCCGGTTCTCCACTTTACCAAATCTCCCAAAGAAAACCTCTGCCTGGCTAAGAAATACAAAGAGAACGGAGTGAAAATGTTCCCCAAATACCCACTATTTGCTCACGCATACTTCAACCGCGCTGCCAAATGTCTACTCTCCTGCGAACCGCTGGAAGCTTTGGACCCTGAACGAGAGGGAGCGGACACCATCAGCGAGATGCAAGCCCTGTTGGAAACGCTTTACCTCAACATTTCTGCCTGCCTAATCAAGGAACAACGCTTTGACGATGTGCTTCAAATCTTGAAGTTCGTAGATCGTAAGGAAAACCCTTCGGAAAAGGCCATCTACCGGTTGGCGCTGGCTCAGTTCCACGTCGAACAGTATCCGGAAGCCATCAAAACTCTGAAGAGAATCGATTACGCCGCCAGCAAGGAGTGCGCGGCTTTGTACCAGCGGATCAAAACCTCGTGGCAGCAGGATCAGAGCAAGTATAATAATATGGTGAAGAAAATGTTTGGCTAA